One window of the Fusobacterium varium genome contains the following:
- the rpsJ gene encoding 30S ribosomal protein S10, translating to MASNKLRIYLKAYDHTLLDQSAKRIAEVAKKSGAEIAGPMPLPTKIKKYTVLRSVHLNKDSREQFEMRVHRRMVEINNSTQKTIASLTAVNLPAGVGIEIKQI from the coding sequence ATGGCTTCTAACAAATTAAGAATCTACTTAAAGGCTTATGACCATACTTTATTAGATCAATCAGCTAAAAGAATAGCAGAGGTTGCTAAAAAGTCTGGAGCAGAAATTGCAGGACCTATGCCATTACCTACTAAGATTAAAAAGTATACTGTTTTAAGATCAGTACACTTAAACAAGGATTCAAGAGAACAATTTGAAATGAGAGTACACAGAAGAATGGTAGAAATTAACAATTCTACACAAAAGACAATAGCTTCGTTAACAGCAGTTAACTTACCAGCTGGTGTTGGAATAGAAATCAAACAAATCTAA
- the rplB gene encoding 50S ribosomal protein L2: MAIRKIKAMTNGTRHMSRLVNEDLDNVRPEKSLTVPLKSAYGRDNYGHRTCRDRQKGHKRLYRIIDFKRNKLDVPARVESIEYDPNRTANIALLFYVDGEKRYILAPKGLKKGDMVMAGSQAEIKPGNALKIKDMPVGVQIHNIELQRGKGGQLVRSAGTAARLVAKEGTYCHVELPSGELRLIHGECMATIGEVGNSEHSLVQIGKAGRNRNMGKRPHVRGSVMNPVDHPHGGGEGKNPVGRKAPLTPWGKPAMGVKTRGKKTTDKFIVRRRNDK, from the coding sequence ATGGCTATTAGAAAAATAAAAGCAATGACTAATGGAACTAGACACATGTCAAGATTAGTCAATGAAGATTTAGATAATGTAAGACCTGAAAAGTCTTTAACTGTACCTTTAAAATCTGCTTATGGTAGAGATAACTACGGGCACAGAACTTGTAGAGACAGACAAAAAGGACACAAAAGACTTTACAGAATTATCGACTTCAAAAGAAATAAATTAGATGTACCAGCTAGAGTAGAATCTATCGAGTACGATCCAAACAGAACAGCTAATATCGCTCTTCTATTCTATGTAGATGGAGAAAAAAGATATATATTAGCACCAAAAGGATTAAAAAAAGGTGACATGGTTATGGCAGGATCTCAAGCTGAGATTAAACCAGGAAACGCACTTAAAATAAAAGACATGCCAGTAGGGGTTCAAATTCATAATATTGAACTACAAAGAGGAAAGGGTGGACAATTAGTAAGATCCGCAGGTACAGCAGCAAGACTTGTTGCTAAAGAAGGAACTTACTGTCACGTAGAGTTACCATCAGGTGAACTTAGATTAATTCACGGTGAATGTATGGCAACTATCGGAGAAGTAGGAAATTCTGAACATAGCTTAGTTCAAATCGGTAAAGCTGGAAGAAACAGAAACATGGGTAAAAGACCTCACGTAAGAGGATCTGTAATGAACCCTGTTGATCACCCTCATGGAGGAGGAGAAGGTAAGAATCCAGTAGGTAGAAAAGCTCCTTTAACACCTTGGGGTAAACCAGCAATGGGTGTTAAAACTAGAGGTAAGAAAACTACAGATAAATTTATCGTAAGAAGAAGAAACGATAAATAA
- the rplV gene encoding 50S ribosomal protein L22: MEARAITRFVRLSPRKARLVADLVRGKSALEALDILEFTNKKAARIISKTLASAVANATNNFKMDEDKLVVSTIMINDGPALKRIMPRAMGRADIIRKPTAHITVAVSEK; the protein is encoded by the coding sequence GTGGAAGCTAGAGCAATAACTAGATTCGTAAGATTGTCTCCTAGAAAAGCTAGGTTAGTAGCTGACTTAGTAAGAGGAAAATCAGCGCTAGAAGCATTAGATATTCTAGAGTTTACAAATAAAAAAGCAGCTAGAATTATAAGTAAAACATTAGCATCAGCTGTTGCTAATGCAACTAACAACTTCAAAATGGATGAAGATAAGTTAGTAGTTTCAACAATTATGATAAATGATGGACCAGCTCTTAAAAGAATCATGCCTAGAGCTATGGGAAGAGCGGATATAATCAGAAAACCAACAGCTCACATTACTGTGGCAGTTTCTGAAAAGTAG
- the rpmC gene encoding 50S ribosomal protein L29, protein MRAKEIREMSTEDLVVKCKELKEELFNLKFQLSLGQLTNTAKIREVRREIARINTILNER, encoded by the coding sequence ATGAGAGCTAAGGAAATAAGAGAAATGTCTACTGAAGACTTAGTTGTTAAGTGTAAAGAGCTTAAGGAAGAATTATTCAACCTAAAGTTCCAACTTTCATTAGGTCAACTTACTAACACTGCTAAAATTAGAGAAGTTAGAAGAGAAATTGCTAGAATTAATACAATCTTAAACGAAAGATAA
- the rplC gene encoding 50S ribosomal protein L3: MSGILAKKIGMTQIFEDGKFIPVTVVEAGPNYVLQKKTVENDGYTALQLGFDEKKEKNTTKPVMGIFKKAGVNPQRFVKELRVDSVEGFELGQEIKADVLADVAYVDITGTSKGKGTSGVMKRHGFGGNRASHGVSRNHRLGGSIGMSSWPGKVLKGKRMAGQYGNVTVTVQNLKVVKVDAENNLVLIKGAVPGAKNGYIVIKPAVKK; encoded by the coding sequence ATGTCAGGAATTTTAGCAAAGAAAATTGGAATGACTCAAATATTTGAAGATGGAAAATTCATTCCAGTTACAGTTGTTGAAGCTGGTCCTAACTATGTTCTTCAAAAGAAGACTGTAGAAAATGATGGATATACAGCTCTACAATTAGGATTTGATGAGAAAAAGGAAAAAAACACTACTAAACCAGTAATGGGAATCTTCAAGAAAGCAGGAGTTAACCCTCAAAGATTCGTTAAAGAATTAAGAGTAGACTCAGTAGAAGGTTTCGAACTTGGTCAAGAAATCAAAGCTGATGTTTTAGCAGATGTTGCTTATGTAGATATTACAGGTACATCAAAAGGTAAAGGAACATCAGGGGTTATGAAAAGACACGGATTCGGTGGAAACAGAGCGTCTCACGGGGTTTCTAGAAACCACAGACTTGGAGGATCTATCGGAATGTCATCATGGCCAGGAAAAGTTTTAAAAGGAAAAAGAATGGCTGGACAATATGGAAATGTTACAGTAACTGTTCAAAACCTAAAAGTTGTGAAGGTTGATGCTGAAAATAACTTAGTACTTATCAAAGGTGCAGTACCAGGAGCTAAGAACGGTTATATCGTAATCAAACCAGCAGTAAAAAAATAA
- the rplP gene encoding 50S ribosomal protein L16 has translation MLMPKRTKHRKMFRGRMKGTAQRGNTVAFGDYGLQALEPHWITNRQIESCRVAINRTFKREGKTFIRIFPDKPITARPAGVRMGKGKGNVEGWVAVVKPGRIMFEVSGVTEDKAMVALRKAAMKLPISCKIVKKENGGEN, from the coding sequence ATGTTAATGCCAAAAAGAACAAAACATAGAAAAATGTTTAGAGGTAGAATGAAAGGTACTGCTCAAAGAGGAAATACTGTAGCATTCGGAGATTACGGACTACAAGCTCTTGAGCCACACTGGATAACTAATAGACAAATAGAATCATGTAGGGTTGCTATCAACAGAACTTTCAAAAGAGAAGGAAAAACTTTTATCAGAATATTCCCTGACAAACCAATCACAGCTAGACCAGCTGGAGTGAGAATGGGTAAAGGTAAAGGAAACGTTGAAGGTTGGGTAGCAGTAGTTAAACCTGGAAGAATAATGTTCGAGGTTTCTGGAGTAACTGAAGATAAAGCTATGGTAGCTTTAAGAAAAGCTGCAATGAAGCTTCCTATCAGTTGTAAAATTGTTAAGAAAGAGAATGGTGGTGAAAACTAA
- the rplE gene encoding 50S ribosomal protein L5, with translation MSKYVSRYHKLYNDVIVPALMKDLGITNIMECPKLEKIIVNMGVGEATQNVKLIDAAMGDLAIISGQKPVVRKAKKSEAGFKLREGMPIGAKVTLRKERMYDFLDRLVNVVLPRVRDFEGVPADSFDGRGNYSLGLRDQLVFPEIEFDKVDKLLGMSITMVSSAKTDEEGRALLRAFGMPFKK, from the coding sequence GTGTCTAAATACGTTTCTAGATATCATAAATTATATAACGATGTAATAGTTCCAGCTCTTATGAAGGATCTTGGAATTACTAACATCATGGAATGTCCAAAACTAGAAAAAATAATAGTAAACATGGGAGTTGGAGAAGCAACTCAAAATGTTAAACTTATAGATGCAGCTATGGGAGACTTAGCTATCATTTCTGGACAAAAACCAGTTGTAAGAAAAGCTAAAAAATCAGAAGCTGGGTTCAAGTTAAGAGAAGGTATGCCTATCGGAGCAAAAGTTACTTTAAGAAAAGAAAGAATGTACGACTTTTTAGATAGATTAGTGAATGTAGTTCTTCCAAGAGTAAGAGACTTCGAAGGAGTTCCAGCTGATTCATTTGATGGAAGAGGAAACTACTCTCTAGGATTAAGAGATCAACTAGTATTCCCTGAAATCGAATTCGATAAAGTTGATAAACTTTTAGGAATGTCTATCACTATGGTTTCTTCTGCAAAAACTGATGAAGAAGGAAGAGCTTTACTTAGAGCATTTGGAATGCCTTTCAAAAAGTAA
- the rpsN gene encoding 30S ribosomal protein S14: MAKKSMIARDVKRAELCDKYAEKRAELKKRVAEGDMEAMFELNKLPKDSSAVRRRNRCQLDGRPRGFMREFGISRVKFRQLAGAGLIPGVKKSSW; encoded by the coding sequence ATGGCAAAGAAGTCAATGATCGCTAGAGATGTTAAAAGAGCTGAACTATGCGATAAATATGCTGAAAAAAGAGCTGAGCTAAAGAAAAGAGTTGCTGAAGGAGATATGGAAGCTATGTTTGAATTAAACAAACTTCCTAAAGACTCATCAGCAGTTAGAAGAAGAAATAGATGTCAGTTAGACGGAAGACCAAGAGGATTCATGAGAGAATTCGGTATTTCAAGAGTAAAATTCAGACAGCTTGCAGGAGCTGGACTTATACCAGGAGTTAAGAAATCATCTTGGTAA
- the rplN gene encoding 50S ribosomal protein L14 has translation MVQQQTILNVADNSGAKKLMIIRVLGGSKKRFGKIGDIVVASVKEAIPGGNVKKGDVVKAVIVRTKKELRREDGSYIKFDDNAGVIINNNNEPKATRIFGPVARELRAKNFMKILSLAPEVI, from the coding sequence ATGGTACAACAACAAACTATCCTTAATGTTGCTGATAACTCAGGTGCTAAGAAACTTATGATCATAAGAGTTCTTGGTGGATCTAAAAAAAGATTCGGTAAAATCGGTGACATCGTTGTCGCATCAGTTAAGGAAGCAATCCCTGGTGGAAACGTTAAAAAAGGTGACGTAGTAAAAGCTGTTATAGTTAGAACTAAAAAAGAATTAAGAAGAGAAGATGGATCATATATAAAATTTGATGATAACGCAGGAGTTATAATCAATAACAACAATGAACCAAAAGCAACAAGAATATTTGGACCAGTTGCAAGAGAGTTAAGAGCTAAAAACTTCATGAAGATTTTATCTCTAGCTCCTGAAGTAATTTAA
- the rplX gene encoding 50S ribosomal protein L24, with translation MAKPKIKFVPESLHVKTGDMVYVISGKDKGKTGKVVKVFPKKGKVVVEGINLITKHMKPSPINPQGGVVTKPAPMFSSKVMLFDEKAGKPTRVGYKFVDGKKVRYSKVSGEVL, from the coding sequence GTGGCTAAACCTAAGATCAAATTTGTACCTGAATCATTACACGTTAAAACTGGAGATATGGTATATGTAATCTCTGGAAAAGATAAAGGTAAAACAGGTAAAGTTGTAAAAGTTTTCCCTAAAAAAGGAAAAGTTGTAGTTGAAGGAATCAACTTAATCACTAAACATATGAAACCAAGTCCAATAAACCCACAAGGTGGAGTTGTTACTAAGCCAGCACCTATGTTCTCATCAAAAGTTATGCTTTTCGATGAAAAAGCTGGTAAACCAACAAGAGTTGGATATAAATTCGTAGATGGTAAAAAAGTAAGATACTCAAAAGTATCAGGAGAAGTTCTATAA
- the rpsC gene encoding 30S ribosomal protein S3 yields the protein MGQKVDPRGLRVGITRSWDSNWYADKKEYAKYFHEDVKIRELIKKNYFHAGISKVKIERTSPSNVVVLVYTAKAGIIIGRKGAEIDNLRVTLEKLTGKKVTVKVQEVKEFNKDAVLVAENIATSIEKRVAYKRAVSQAIMRAMRAGAKGIKVMVSGRLNGAEIARAEWVVEGKVPLHTLRADIDYAVATAHTTYGALGIKVWVFHGEVLPTKREGGEA from the coding sequence GTGGGACAAAAAGTAGACCCTAGAGGACTAAGAGTAGGAATTACTAGATCTTGGGATTCTAACTGGTATGCAGATAAGAAGGAATACGCTAAGTACTTCCATGAAGATGTAAAAATCAGAGAACTTATCAAGAAGAACTACTTCCATGCAGGAATATCGAAGGTTAAGATCGAAAGAACTTCTCCTTCTAACGTAGTTGTTCTTGTTTATACAGCAAAAGCTGGTATAATCATCGGAAGAAAAGGTGCAGAAATAGATAATTTAAGAGTAACTCTTGAAAAATTAACTGGTAAAAAAGTAACAGTTAAAGTTCAAGAAGTTAAAGAATTCAACAAGGACGCTGTACTTGTTGCAGAAAACATTGCTACATCAATCGAAAAAAGGGTAGCATACAAAAGAGCTGTAAGCCAAGCTATAATGAGAGCTATGAGAGCTGGAGCTAAAGGAATCAAAGTTATGGTTTCTGGAAGACTAAATGGAGCAGAAATTGCCAGAGCTGAATGGGTAGTAGAAGGAAAAGTACCTTTACATACACTAAGAGCTGATATTGATTATGCAGTAGCAACAGCTCACACTACTTATGGAGCTCTAGGAATAAAAGTATGGGTTTTCCATGGTGAAGTTCTTCCAACTAAAAGGGAAGGAGGAGAAGCGTAG
- the rplW gene encoding 50S ribosomal protein L23, translating into MTSYDIVKKPIITEKTELLRREYNKYTFEVSPKANKIQIKKAIEELFNVKVASVATLNSKPVTKRHGMKLYKTQAKKKAIVKLAEGTITYFKEV; encoded by the coding sequence ATGACATCATATGATATCGTAAAAAAACCTATCATCACTGAAAAAACTGAATTACTTAGAAGAGAGTACAACAAGTACACTTTCGAAGTAAGCCCAAAAGCTAACAAGATTCAAATCAAAAAAGCTATTGAAGAGTTATTCAACGTTAAAGTTGCATCAGTGGCAACTCTAAACAGCAAACCTGTTACTAAGAGACATGGAATGAAACTTTACAAAACTCAAGCTAAAAAGAAGGCAATCGTTAAATTAGCTGAAGGAACAATCACTTACTTTAAAGAAGTATAA
- the rplD gene encoding 50S ribosomal protein L4, translated as MAVLNIYNLAGTQTGTVEVKDSVFGIEPNQAVLHEVLTAELAAARQGTAATKTRAMVRGGGRKPFKQKGTGRARQGTIRAPHMVGGGVTFGPHPRSYEKKVNKKVRNLALRSALSAKVANGDILVLEGTIDTPKTKTIIALTNAINATNKQLFVVNDLAAEADFNLYLSVRNLENAVVLQPNEIGVYWLLKQEKVILTREALTTIEEVLG; from the coding sequence ATGGCAGTTTTAAACATATATAACTTAGCAGGAACACAAACTGGAACTGTTGAAGTTAAAGATTCAGTGTTTGGGATTGAACCTAATCAAGCAGTGCTTCATGAAGTATTAACTGCAGAATTAGCAGCTGCTAGACAAGGAACTGCAGCTACTAAAACTAGAGCAATGGTTAGAGGAGGGGGAAGAAAACCTTTCAAACAAAAAGGAACTGGTAGAGCAAGACAAGGTACTATCAGAGCTCCACATATGGTAGGAGGAGGAGTTACATTTGGTCCTCACCCAAGATCATATGAGAAAAAAGTTAACAAAAAAGTTAGAAACCTAGCTCTAAGATCAGCATTATCAGCTAAAGTAGCTAATGGAGATATCCTAGTTCTTGAAGGAACAATCGATACACCAAAAACAAAAACAATAATTGCTTTAACAAATGCAATTAACGCAACTAACAAACAATTATTTGTAGTAAACGATCTTGCTGCAGAAGCAGATTTCAACTTATACCTATCAGTAAGAAACCTTGAAAACGCAGTAGTATTACAACCAAATGAAATTGGTGTATACTGGCTATTAAAACAAGAAAAAGTAATTCTTACTAGAGAAGCACTAACTACAATAGAGGAGGTGCTTGGATAA
- a CDS encoding APC family permease, with translation MEKKKYGLITAITMIVGIVIGSGIFFKSDNILIYTNGSIEKGIAVFSIAAIGIIFGSLTIGVLASKTTAAGGIITYADEYSGRKVACAFGWFLGFVYFPALVAVLAWVTGVYICMLFGIEATTKTLLYLSVISIVICFFVNTVSTKLGGYYQNISTFIKIIPLFLMAVAGLIYGDPKLIVNETTIKLGEQSGTWLAALGPVAFSYDGWVVSTSIAHELKNSKKTLPLALTIGPIFVLVAYILYFVGISILVGPEEIMRLGDEHLNVAALKIFGKNGAKVILTFIVVSVTGTLNGFILGFIRLPYSLALRKMLPFSSEIEKVDKKTGVSKISAIFAIIVSMVWIWLNYITQKYNMLPNSDVSEIPIVASYILYIILYFNVIKLYKKGEVPSFTKGVIIPILAIIGSSIIVVGGLQNPMTIYYLIICSIVICLALLFLKVQNSKSEVNFEKK, from the coding sequence ATGGAGAAGAAAAAATATGGTTTAATAACAGCTATAACTATGATAGTAGGAATAGTTATAGGATCTGGTATATTTTTTAAGAGTGATAACATCTTAATATATACAAATGGAAGCATAGAAAAGGGAATAGCAGTTTTTTCAATAGCAGCTATAGGGATTATTTTTGGAAGCTTGACAATAGGAGTTCTAGCTTCTAAAACAACAGCAGCAGGTGGGATCATAACATATGCTGATGAGTATTCTGGAAGAAAAGTAGCTTGTGCTTTTGGATGGTTTTTAGGTTTTGTATATTTTCCAGCCTTAGTAGCTGTTTTAGCATGGGTAACTGGAGTATATATATGTATGTTATTTGGTATTGAAGCTACGACAAAAACTTTACTATATTTAAGTGTAATAAGTATAGTTATATGTTTTTTTGTAAATACAGTTTCAACAAAACTAGGTGGATATTATCAAAATATCTCAACTTTTATAAAAATAATACCACTTTTTCTTATGGCAGTAGCTGGATTAATTTATGGAGATCCTAAATTAATAGTGAATGAAACAACTATAAAGCTAGGAGAACAAAGTGGAACTTGGTTAGCTGCTTTAGGACCAGTTGCTTTTTCTTATGATGGGTGGGTAGTTTCAACATCTATAGCTCATGAATTGAAAAATAGTAAAAAAACACTTCCCCTTGCTTTAACAATAGGTCCAATATTTGTTTTAGTAGCTTATATACTTTATTTTGTAGGAATTAGTATTTTAGTAGGACCTGAAGAGATAATGAGATTGGGAGATGAGCATCTAAATGTTGCAGCTTTAAAGATTTTTGGAAAAAATGGAGCTAAAGTAATTTTAACTTTTATTGTTGTATCAGTTACAGGAACTTTAAATGGATTTATTTTAGGATTTATTAGACTTCCATACTCTTTGGCATTGAGAAAGATGTTACCTTTTTCTTCTGAAATAGAAAAAGTTGACAAAAAAACAGGAGTATCAAAAATATCTGCGATTTTTGCCATAATAGTTTCAATGGTATGGATATGGCTAAACTATATAACACAAAAATATAATATGTTACCAAATTCAGATGTATCTGAAATTCCTATAGTGGCTAGTTATATTCTATATATAATATTGTATTTCAATGTAATAAAACTTTATAAAAAAGGAGAAGTCCCAAGTTTTACCAAAGGAGTTATAATTCCAATATTAGCTATTATAGGTTCTAGTATAATTGTAGTTGGTGGACTGCAAAATCCAATGACAATATACTATCTAATAATTTGTAGTATAGTTATATGTTTAGCTCTATTATTTTTAAAAGTTCAAAATAGTAAATCTGAAGTTAATTTTGAAAAAAAGTAA
- the rpsQ gene encoding 30S ribosomal protein S17 yields MRNERKVREGIVVSDKMDKTIVVAIETMALHPIYKKRVKSTTKFKAHDENNVAQTGDRVRIMETRPLSRDKRWRLVEIVEKAR; encoded by the coding sequence TTGAGAAACGAAAGAAAAGTTAGAGAAGGAATAGTTGTTTCTGACAAGATGGATAAAACAATCGTTGTTGCAATAGAAACAATGGCTTTACATCCAATCTATAAAAAGAGAGTAAAAAGCACTACTAAGTTTAAAGCTCACGATGAAAACAATGTAGCTCAAACTGGAGATAGAGTAAGAATTATGGAAACTAGACCATTATCAAGAGATAAAAGATGGAGACTAGTAGAGATTGTTGAAAAAGCTAGATAA
- the rpsS gene encoding 30S ribosomal protein S19, translating to MARSLKKGPFCDHHLMKKVEEAVASQNLKAVIKTWSRRSTIFPNFIGITFGVYNGKKHIPVHVTEQMVGHKLGEFAPTRTYYGHGVDKKKKK from the coding sequence ATGGCTAGATCATTAAAAAAAGGACCTTTCTGTGACCACCACTTAATGAAAAAAGTTGAAGAAGCTGTAGCTTCTCAAAACTTAAAAGCGGTTATTAAAACTTGGTCAAGAAGATCAACTATATTCCCTAATTTCATTGGTATCACTTTCGGAGTGTACAATGGGAAAAAGCACATACCTGTTCACGTAACTGAGCAAATGGTTGGACACAAACTAGGTGAGTTTGCACCAACTAGAACTTACTACGGACACGGTGTAGATAAAAAGAAGAAAAAATAA